In the genome of Deinococcus psychrotolerans, one region contains:
- a CDS encoding response regulator transcription factor — MRLLLVEDDGRIAQPTARALSEAGHQVKLEVSGQSGLAAANSGNYDALLLDVMLPGLSGFELARRLRADDNRVPIVFLTARSALEDRVEGLDIGGDAYLVKPFELPELLATLRAVVRRGEVARTAQMPFGEGAGLLDARQRQVWWQGELVGLTAREYALLETLVLSKGRWFSREELLSKVWGPDFSGAARVVDVYVSYLRRKLAAEMLLSSRGLGYRVP; from the coding sequence GTGCGGCTGCTGCTGGTTGAAGACGACGGGCGAATCGCCCAGCCCACCGCGCGGGCGCTCAGCGAAGCGGGCCATCAGGTCAAGCTGGAAGTCAGCGGCCAGAGCGGCTTGGCAGCGGCGAACTCCGGCAATTACGACGCGCTGCTCCTAGACGTGATGCTGCCGGGCCTAAGCGGGTTTGAACTGGCCCGCCGCCTCAGGGCAGACGACAACCGCGTTCCTATTGTCTTTTTGACGGCCCGCAGCGCCCTTGAAGACCGCGTGGAAGGACTCGACATCGGAGGTGACGCTTATTTGGTCAAGCCGTTTGAACTTCCAGAGCTGCTGGCTACCTTGCGGGCAGTGGTGCGGCGCGGTGAAGTCGCCCGCACGGCCCAGATGCCCTTCGGTGAGGGCGCGGGCCTCCTTGACGCCCGGCAGCGGCAAGTCTGGTGGCAAGGCGAGTTGGTCGGCCTGACCGCCCGCGAATACGCTCTCCTCGAAACCCTGGTGCTGTCTAAGGGCCGCTGGTTTAGCCGCGAAGAACTGCTCTCTAAAGTCTGGGGGCCGGATTTCAGCGGCGCGGCGCGGGTGGTGGACGTGTACGTCAGTTACCTGCGCCGCAAGCTGGCCGCCGAGATGCTGCTGAGTTCGCGTGGATTGGGCTACCGGGTGCCGTGA
- a CDS encoding sensor histidine kinase — translation MNIRLRLALGMALVTALVVVVVAGVQFLALRSFLSLSEHERLEMLVPTLETSLEAQLRSGTAPLKLTALPRNVDIRVLSAGKIVAQTNNFPAIALTESLGYRPLAKHNVLIASMDLSGQPATAQLASDLLGVLNPLRAYLRALAITVPTATLLVALLSFAFTGRLLRPLAQLEAVAARLGREGNLRLALPGAGQPDELGRLARTLQVTFAQLADLREREAEFTQAAAHDLRSPLAALKTRLQGALAGPRTPIELREDIGEALSDIERMRRLTDDLLLLAGGEREVQTLPLSLAHLTGEVVDRLRERTPDVQLDFETRGDTTVLGDATLLTHLVENLIENGFRHGQGADMQVCVVGESELVRLEVSDAGPGVPSAALPRLAEPFYRVDAARVGEGNGLGLAIVHRAAKVHAAELSFENSQPSGLKVVVEFRRGEPRL, via the coding sequence GTGAATATCCGGCTGCGCTTGGCGCTGGGCATGGCTTTGGTCACGGCGCTGGTGGTGGTGGTGGTGGCGGGCGTGCAGTTTTTGGCGCTGCGCTCTTTTTTATCGCTTTCTGAGCATGAGCGCTTGGAGATGCTGGTGCCCACCCTGGAAACCAGTTTGGAGGCTCAACTGCGCTCCGGCACTGCGCCGCTCAAACTTACCGCCTTGCCCCGGAACGTGGACATCCGGGTGCTGAGCGCTGGAAAAATCGTGGCGCAAACCAACAATTTCCCTGCCATTGCGCTCACCGAGTCGCTGGGCTACCGGCCGCTGGCCAAACACAATGTGCTGATCGCGTCGATGGATCTCAGTGGGCAGCCCGCCACCGCGCAACTGGCCAGCGACCTGCTCGGCGTTCTCAACCCGCTGCGGGCCTACCTGCGGGCGCTGGCGATCACTGTGCCGACGGCGACTCTGCTGGTGGCGCTGCTGAGTTTTGCTTTTACCGGGCGGCTGCTGCGGCCACTAGCACAACTCGAAGCGGTGGCCGCTCGGCTGGGCCGTGAGGGCAATTTGCGTTTGGCGCTGCCCGGCGCGGGCCAGCCCGACGAATTGGGACGGCTGGCCCGCACCTTGCAAGTCACCTTTGCCCAGCTTGCCGATCTGCGCGAGCGCGAGGCCGAGTTCACTCAAGCGGCGGCCCACGACCTGCGCTCCCCGCTGGCAGCACTCAAGACCCGCTTGCAAGGAGCGCTGGCCGGGCCACGCACGCCGATCGAGCTGCGCGAGGACATCGGCGAAGCACTTTCCGACATCGAAAGAATGCGGCGGCTGACCGATGATCTGCTGCTGCTGGCAGGCGGCGAGCGGGAAGTACAAACCTTGCCGCTGAGTTTGGCCCACCTCACCGGAGAAGTGGTGGACCGCCTGCGCGAGCGCACCCCAGATGTGCAGCTGGATTTTGAAACGCGTGGCGACACCACCGTGCTGGGAGACGCGACCTTGCTGACCCATTTGGTTGAAAACCTGATCGAAAATGGGTTCCGGCATGGACAGGGAGCCGACATGCAGGTCTGCGTCGTGGGCGAGTCTGAACTGGTGCGCTTAGAAGTCAGTGACGCTGGCCCCGGTGTACCGAGCGCCGCGCTCCCCCGCTTGGCCGAGCCGTTTTACCGCGTGGACGCTGCCCGCGTCGGAGAGGGCAATGGTCTGGGGCTGGCCATCGTCCACCGCGCCGCCAAAGTCCACGCCGCCGAACTGAGCTTTGAAAACAGCCAGCCCAGCGGCCTAAAAGTGGTGGTGGAGTTCCGGCGCGGCGAGCCGAGACTCTGA
- a CDS encoding thiolase family protein: MTPSPLSDSDVVIVSAVRTPIGSIRGALSSVRPDDLAAHIIKAAVERSGVNPSDIEEVILGCANQAGEDNRNVARMAALLAGLPQTVAGLTVNRLCASGLSALNTAARAIKNGDGEVYVAGGVESMTRAPLVMPKGSAAFAGGNVTAYDTTLGWRFPNPAMEALFPLEAMGQTAENIVQQSREGTYEGGEISREDQDAFALESQRRTLEAINAGRFKDQIVPVPIQSKKGTTLFDTDEHPRLKKVGERFELATDLETLANLKPAFRKGGSVTAGNASGLNDGAAALVLMSAKKARELNLEPLARWVGGAAAGVDPRVMGLGPIPATRKVLERTELSVQDLDLVELNEAFAAQALACIRELGLDPAKVNVNGGAIALGHPLGMSGARLAVALVHELRARGQRYGLATLCVGVGQGEAAILEAL, encoded by the coding sequence ATGACCCCCTCTCCCCTTTCTGACTCCGATGTAGTCATCGTTTCCGCCGTTCGTACTCCGATTGGCAGCATTCGCGGTGCACTTTCCAGTGTGCGGCCCGACGACTTGGCCGCCCACATCATCAAGGCGGCTGTGGAGCGCAGCGGCGTCAACCCCAGTGACATTGAGGAAGTGATTCTCGGCTGCGCCAACCAAGCGGGAGAAGACAACCGCAACGTGGCGCGGATGGCCGCTTTGCTGGCGGGATTGCCGCAAACGGTGGCGGGCCTGACGGTCAACCGGCTATGCGCTTCGGGCCTGAGCGCTCTCAACACTGCCGCCCGCGCCATCAAAAACGGAGACGGTGAGGTGTATGTGGCGGGCGGAGTCGAGAGTATGACCCGCGCTCCGCTGGTGATGCCCAAGGGCTCGGCAGCGTTTGCGGGCGGTAACGTCACCGCCTACGACACCACGCTGGGCTGGCGCTTTCCGAATCCGGCGATGGAAGCCCTCTTTCCGCTGGAGGCAATGGGCCAGACTGCCGAAAATATCGTGCAGCAAAGCCGCGAGGGAACTTACGAGGGCGGCGAGATCAGCCGTGAAGATCAGGACGCCTTCGCGCTGGAGTCGCAGCGGCGCACCCTGGAGGCCATCAACGCTGGGCGGTTCAAAGACCAGATCGTGCCGGTACCGATTCAGAGCAAAAAGGGCACGACCCTCTTCGACACCGACGAGCATCCCCGTCTCAAAAAAGTGGGCGAACGCTTTGAACTCGCCACCGACTTGGAGACGCTGGCCAATCTCAAGCCTGCTTTCCGCAAGGGCGGCAGCGTCACGGCGGGCAACGCTTCGGGCCTCAACGACGGAGCGGCGGCGCTGGTGCTGATGAGCGCCAAGAAAGCGCGGGAGCTGAACCTTGAGCCGTTGGCCCGCTGGGTGGGCGGCGCGGCGGCGGGCGTAGACCCCCGCGTCATGGGCCTCGGCCCTATTCCCGCCACCCGCAAAGTGCTGGAGCGCACCGAGCTGAGCGTTCAAGACTTAGATCTGGTGGAACTCAACGAAGCCTTCGCTGCACAGGCGCTGGCCTGCATCCGTGAATTGGGCCTCGATCCGGCCAAAGTCAACGTGAACGGCGGAGCGATTGCGCTGGGGCATCCGCTGGGCATGTCGGGGGCGCGGCTGGCGGTGGCCCTTGTTCACGAACTGCGGGCGCGGGGTCAGCGCTACGGTCTGGCGACGTTGTGCGTAGGCGTCGGGCAGGGCGAGGCGGCGATTTTGGAAGCGTTGTAG
- a CDS encoding DUF1003 domain-containing protein: MTLTDSRPDSSPDSRLEQLLSQNAAIHTLMEQQSQANLTTLHRPVERFARLLSRPNFIFTALTVFLMWIVLNLNLHFFVHRSWDSPPFFWLQGLIGVLGLVITSTVLISQARQAGLAEQRSQLQLQIILLTEQRSAKIVALLEELRRDLPSVRDRLDEEADVMQQASDPHSILKVIEQIEHSSEDAAEQETPETEKPAPAGQTGAEP; the protein is encoded by the coding sequence GTGACGCTCACCGACTCCCGACCCGACTCCTCGCCTGATTCTAGATTGGAGCAACTGCTCTCGCAAAACGCGGCCATCCATACCTTGATGGAACAGCAGTCGCAGGCCAACCTGACCACCCTACACCGCCCGGTGGAGCGCTTCGCCCGCCTGCTGAGCCGCCCCAATTTCATCTTCACGGCGCTGACGGTGTTTTTGATGTGGATTGTCCTCAATCTCAATCTTCACTTTTTTGTCCACCGATCTTGGGACAGCCCGCCTTTTTTTTGGTTGCAGGGACTGATCGGCGTCCTGGGACTGGTGATCACCTCCACCGTGCTGATTTCACAGGCGCGGCAAGCTGGCCTCGCCGAGCAGCGCTCGCAACTGCAACTGCAAATCATTTTGCTGACCGAGCAGCGCAGCGCCAAAATCGTGGCCCTGCTCGAAGAACTTCGCCGCGACCTGCCCAGCGTGCGCGACCGCCTGGACGAAGAAGCCGACGTGATGCAGCAGGCCAGCGACCCCCATTCGATCTTGAAGGTCATCGAACAAATCGAACACTCCAGTGAAGACGCAGCCGAACAGGAAACTCCGGAAACGGAAAAGCCCGCTCCTGCTGGTCAGACGGGAGCTGAACCCTGA
- a CDS encoding cation:proton antiporter, with the protein MRILDLTAILVSLTAALTFLNARYLKLPTSIGITIGGLIVSLVVFGLVELDVPFARDAVELVRGIQFSDFVFEGVLSFLLFAGALGVNSPALWSLRGPVISFALLSTALSIALVGGGMYLLLGLFNLDIPLVYCLLFGALISPTDPIAVLGMLKEAKVPKRIETLVAGESLFNDGVGVVAFAVLASVAAVSQVGGSHGAGGHGPELSVAGVAGFFAQEALGGLVLGAVLGYIAWLALRALDDFVAEVLVTLSLVLACTAVATQLHVSAPLAAVAAGLLVGSLNDRVPSALSARERYEGFWHLTDELLNIFLFALLALEVVAVRFSVQSLLLGALAIPLVLLARTISVQIPISVLRRRHEFSPFTRRLMIWGGLRGAISVALAFSVPAGKERDLFLVMTYVVVVFSIVVQGLSVGRLAAKAGADHEARERPAEN; encoded by the coding sequence ATGCGAATTCTCGATCTCACTGCCATTTTGGTCAGCCTCACGGCGGCGCTGACGTTCCTGAACGCCCGCTACCTCAAGCTGCCCACTTCCATAGGTATTACCATCGGCGGCCTGATCGTCAGTTTGGTTGTTTTCGGCTTGGTTGAACTCGACGTGCCTTTTGCCAGAGACGCCGTGGAATTGGTGCGTGGCATTCAGTTCAGCGACTTCGTTTTTGAAGGCGTGCTGTCGTTCCTGCTGTTTGCTGGAGCGCTGGGTGTCAACTCGCCTGCGCTGTGGAGTTTGCGCGGCCCGGTGATCTCCTTTGCACTACTCTCCACCGCTCTTTCCATCGCTTTAGTGGGTGGCGGGATGTATTTGCTGCTGGGTTTGTTCAATCTAGATATTCCGCTGGTGTACTGCTTACTGTTTGGCGCACTGATCTCGCCCACCGACCCCATCGCGGTGCTGGGGATGCTCAAGGAAGCCAAAGTGCCCAAGCGCATCGAAACGTTGGTGGCCGGAGAAAGCCTGTTCAACGACGGCGTGGGCGTAGTGGCCTTTGCGGTGCTGGCGAGTGTGGCGGCGGTAAGTCAGGTTGGAGGCAGTCATGGCGCAGGCGGACACGGCCCGGAGCTGAGCGTGGCAGGCGTGGCCGGATTTTTTGCCCAAGAAGCGCTGGGCGGCCTCGTGTTGGGGGCCGTGCTGGGCTATATCGCCTGGCTGGCGCTGAGGGCGCTCGACGACTTTGTGGCCGAGGTGCTGGTGACGCTCAGCTTGGTGCTGGCCTGCACGGCAGTCGCCACTCAACTGCACGTTTCCGCGCCGCTGGCCGCCGTCGCCGCTGGTCTGTTGGTCGGCTCGCTGAATGACCGGGTTCCCTCGGCGCTGTCGGCCCGCGAGCGCTACGAGGGCTTCTGGCACCTGACCGACGAACTGCTCAACATCTTCTTGTTCGCGCTTTTGGCTTTAGAAGTGGTTGCGGTGCGCTTCAGCGTTCAGTCGCTGTTGTTGGGCGCTTTGGCTATTCCTTTGGTGCTGCTGGCCCGCACCATCAGCGTGCAGATTCCAATTTCGGTGCTCAGGCGGCGGCATGAGTTTTCGCCGTTTACCCGCCGCCTCATGATCTGGGGCGGTCTGCGCGGGGCCATCAGCGTGGCGCTGGCTTTCAGCGTTCCGGCGGGCAAGGAGCGTGATTTATTTTTGGTGATGACTTACGTGGTGGTGGTGTTTTCCATTGTGGTGCAGGGCCTAAGCGTGGGTCGGCTGGCCGCCAAAGCAGGCGCAGATCATGAAGCCCGCGAGCGACCCGCAGAGAACTGA
- a CDS encoding SLC13 family permease — MHETLLHASAALPPTTEHQTLLDLLGIHLSGGSLTALAVALFILTYAMILLEKYVHRTVAALLGACLVMVLGILTPDQAWGSIDFNTIFLLFGMMNIVNVLSRSGFFEVVARRAMVLTKGNPARVLWIFSVLTAVFSAFLDNVTTVLFMAPVVVTVALRLGLKPIPYLIAVILASNTGGTATLVGDPPNIIIGSVAGKGFGEFLVNVGPYAVLASAIGIALMHLLMHWRGEMSSTGSAEKLRAVLADETPIRTDPRLMKQALGVFAVTLFLFIVGHPFGLEAGLVALTTSTFLMLIADMTPVELFEQVEWTTLLFFMGLFIVVGGLEHVGVFETVAASLTNLIGNDMGLGILVVGFASALISGLVDNIPFTISMASVLRELQGTLGEVMNPLWWALSLGACLGGNLTLIGASANIVVADIAAREGHPMGFGQFMRYGTPVALVTVIVALGLFYLVFQATH, encoded by the coding sequence ATGCACGAAACACTTTTGCACGCTTCAGCGGCTTTACCGCCCACCACCGAACACCAGACCCTCCTCGATTTGCTGGGTATTCACCTCAGCGGCGGCAGTCTGACGGCTTTGGCAGTGGCCCTCTTTATCCTGACCTACGCCATGATCTTGCTCGAAAAATACGTTCACCGCACGGTGGCCGCACTGCTGGGAGCCTGCTTGGTGATGGTGCTGGGTATTCTGACGCCCGACCAGGCCTGGGGCAGCATCGATTTCAACACCATCTTTTTGCTGTTCGGCATGATGAACATCGTCAATGTGCTGAGCCGCAGCGGCTTTTTTGAGGTGGTGGCGCGGCGGGCGATGGTGCTGACCAAAGGCAATCCGGCGCGGGTGCTGTGGATTTTTAGTGTGCTGACCGCCGTGTTCAGCGCTTTTCTCGACAACGTGACCACCGTGCTGTTTATGGCTCCGGTGGTGGTGACGGTGGCGCTGCGGCTGGGCCTCAAACCTATTCCCTACTTGATCGCGGTGATTTTGGCCAGCAACACCGGCGGCACCGCCACGCTGGTGGGCGACCCGCCCAACATCATCATCGGCTCGGTGGCGGGCAAGGGCTTCGGGGAGTTTTTGGTCAATGTCGGGCCTTACGCGGTGCTGGCCAGCGCCATCGGCATCGCGCTGATGCACCTGCTGATGCACTGGCGCGGCGAGATGAGCAGCACCGGCAGCGCTGAGAAACTGAGGGCGGTGCTGGCCGACGAAACGCCCATTCGCACCGACCCCAGACTTATGAAACAGGCGCTGGGCGTCTTCGCCGTCACGCTGTTTCTGTTTATCGTGGGCCACCCTTTCGGACTGGAAGCGGGCCTGGTGGCGCTCACCACCAGCACCTTTTTGATGCTGATCGCTGACATGACGCCGGTCGAGCTGTTTGAGCAAGTCGAGTGGACGACCTTGCTGTTTTTCATGGGCTTGTTTATCGTGGTGGGCGGCCTAGAGCATGTCGGCGTCTTTGAGACGGTGGCGGCGAGCCTCACCAACTTGATCGGCAACGACATGGGGCTGGGTATTCTGGTGGTCGGCTTTGCCAGCGCCCTGATCAGCGGACTGGTGGACAATATTCCCTTTACCATCAGCATGGCGAGTGTGCTCAGAGAGCTGCAAGGCACGCTGGGCGAGGTGATGAATCCGCTGTGGTGGGCGCTGAGCCTCGGCGCGTGCTTGGGCGGCAACTTGACCCTCATCGGTGCGTCGGCCAATATTGTGGTGGCCGACATCGCCGCCCGCGAAGGGCACCCGATGGGCTTTGGGCAATTTATGCGCTACGGCACGCCGGTTGCGCTGGTGACAGTGATCGTGGCATTGGGGTTATTTTACTTGGTATTTCAGGCCACTCACTAG
- a CDS encoding ArsR/SmtB family transcription factor, giving the protein MPIAGSRRLVAEGQRALAIIRAVDSETRLSMLSLLSHSPMNVSELTAAIGLPHSTVNFNLKLLEAAGLLDIQYMPGTRGRQKLISKRYEEILIQLPGAAISAQPNVVEISMPIGNYRFSDVAATCGLATESKLIGMVDDPRSFFEPEHVFAQIIWFRHGSLGYEFPNNLPHGAEAAELEVSFELCSEAPEHDLDWPSDITVWLNGTEIGTWTSPADFGGSRGKLTPLWWPINHSQYGVLKRFKVNREGSFIDGKQVSDVTLSALDLMAQPQIQLKIGVKSGARHQGGVNLYGRKFGNCEQDILMRLWYEFREGERPYVIK; this is encoded by the coding sequence ATGCCGATTGCAGGGAGCCGCAGGTTGGTGGCAGAAGGGCAGCGGGCGCTGGCGATCATTCGCGCTGTGGACAGCGAAACGCGGCTCTCGATGCTGAGTCTGCTGTCACACAGCCCCATGAACGTCAGCGAACTGACGGCGGCGATTGGTTTGCCGCACTCCACCGTCAACTTCAACCTCAAGCTTCTGGAAGCTGCTGGCCTGCTCGACATTCAGTACATGCCCGGCACACGCGGGCGGCAAAAACTGATCAGCAAACGCTACGAAGAAATTTTGATTCAGCTTCCCGGCGCGGCCATCAGCGCCCAGCCAAACGTCGTGGAAATCTCGATGCCTATCGGCAATTACCGCTTTTCGGATGTGGCGGCGACTTGCGGGTTGGCCACCGAGTCCAAATTGATCGGCATGGTGGATGACCCGCGCTCCTTTTTTGAGCCGGAACATGTCTTTGCCCAGATCATCTGGTTTCGGCACGGTTCGCTGGGCTACGAGTTTCCCAACAACTTGCCGCACGGAGCCGAAGCGGCTGAATTGGAAGTTTCGTTTGAACTCTGCTCGGAAGCGCCGGAACACGACCTCGACTGGCCCTCGGACATTACGGTCTGGCTCAACGGCACCGAGATCGGCACTTGGACGAGTCCGGCGGATTTTGGTGGCAGCCGGGGCAAACTCACGCCGCTGTGGTGGCCGATCAATCACAGCCAGTACGGCGTCCTCAAGCGCTTCAAGGTTAACCGCGAGGGCAGTTTCATCGACGGCAAACAGGTCAGTGACGTGACGCTCTCGGCCCTCGACTTGATGGCCCAGCCGCAGATTCAGCTCAAAATCGGAGTCAAGTCTGGCGCTCGGCACCAGGGCGGCGTCAACTTGTACGGGCGCAAATTCGGCAACTGTGAGCAAGACATTTTGATGCGGCTGTGGTACGAGTTCAGGGAAGGTGAGCGCCCTTACGTCATCAAATAG
- a CDS encoding ABC transporter substrate-binding protein → MKRPAKLATLALALVTGTVLAQTMLPKLAQKASYKVGFAQTESNNPWRIAQTKSMQDEAKKLGHQLVYTDAAGSTAKQVADMRSMIAQKVDAIFLAPREDKPLAPVVAEARKAGIPVILLDRNIDPALSKAGTDYVTFVGSDFIKEGQRVADWLIKNAAGKTNIIELEGTTGASPANDRKKGFDDVIAKNSKFKIVASQSGNFARDTGRQVAETLLQAHPEANVIYAHNDEMAIGAVSAIQAAGKVPGKDILVLSIDGGKEAVQMVVDGKINYVVECNPRFGPKAFATLKDYAAGKKLPAKIINADRDYTPQSAKAGLASAY, encoded by the coding sequence ATGAAACGACCCGCGAAACTCGCCACGTTGGCCCTGGCCCTCGTCACCGGCACCGTCTTGGCCCAAACCATGCTGCCCAAGTTGGCGCAAAAAGCCAGCTACAAAGTCGGCTTTGCCCAGACCGAGAGCAACAACCCCTGGCGCATTGCCCAGACCAAGAGCATGCAGGACGAAGCCAAGAAACTCGGCCACCAGCTCGTCTACACTGACGCCGCCGGTTCGACAGCCAAACAAGTCGCCGATATGCGCAGCATGATTGCCCAGAAAGTCGACGCCATTTTCCTTGCACCGCGCGAGGACAAGCCGCTGGCCCCGGTGGTCGCCGAAGCCCGCAAAGCCGGAATCCCGGTGATTTTGCTCGACCGCAACATTGATCCCGCTCTGTCCAAAGCGGGCACCGATTACGTCACCTTCGTCGGCTCGGACTTCATCAAAGAAGGCCAGCGGGTCGCCGATTGGCTGATCAAAAACGCGGCAGGCAAGACCAACATCATCGAATTGGAAGGCACCACCGGAGCCAGCCCCGCCAACGACCGCAAAAAGGGCTTTGACGACGTGATCGCCAAGAATTCCAAGTTCAAGATCGTCGCCAGCCAGAGCGGTAACTTCGCCCGCGACACGGGCCGTCAGGTCGCTGAAACGCTGCTGCAAGCCCACCCTGAAGCCAATGTCATTTACGCCCACAACGACGAAATGGCCATCGGCGCGGTCTCGGCGATTCAAGCTGCGGGCAAGGTACCCGGCAAAGACATCTTGGTGCTGTCGATTGACGGCGGTAAAGAAGCGGTGCAGATGGTCGTGGACGGCAAGATCAACTACGTCGTGGAGTGCAACCCGCGCTTTGGCCCCAAGGCGTTTGCCACCCTCAAAGACTACGCGGCAGGCAAGAAACTCCCGGCCAAGATCATCAACGCTGACCGCGACTACACGCCGCAATCCGCCAAAGCGGGACTCGCCAGCGCGTACTGA
- a CDS encoding sugar ABC transporter ATP-binding protein: MQNIQKAFAGIKALDNASLSIAGGEVHALIGQNGAGKSTLIKVLTGAYRRDGGSITFAGAAVDFASPLAAQRGGIATIYQEVNLVPLRSVAENIFLGREPKRFGLIQWPAMNAEAARLLTELGIELDVRRPLGSFSTAIQQMVALARAVSIQAQLVIMDEPTSSLNEREVETLFGVIRGLKQRGVSVIFVSHRLDELYAVCDRITVMRDGRTVFAGNMSDISRLQLVEQMLGREIKNVGAQTGFVRSETSKAARPLLSASSVVRGTRLSGASVEVGEGEVVGLAGLLGSGRSELARVIFGADQADGGEVRFAGQPIHFRSPSEAIKAGLGFCSEDRKGEGIVPELSVRENLTLALLPRLSKAGVVNTQQQAEVVERFIAQLGIKTSDPDQPIRELSGGNQQKVLLARWLAMNPKLLILDEPTRGIDVGAKAEIQRLIGELAQEGLGVLMISSELEELIEGCQHVTVLRDGKTVANLSGGSITEPQLLHAMAQGLEPEDAPKPPTQPPTQSVVA; the protein is encoded by the coding sequence ATGCAAAACATTCAAAAAGCCTTCGCGGGTATCAAAGCCCTTGACAACGCCTCCCTGAGCATCGCTGGCGGCGAGGTTCACGCCCTGATCGGCCAGAACGGTGCCGGCAAAAGCACCCTCATCAAAGTGCTGACCGGCGCTTACCGGCGCGACGGCGGCAGCATTACCTTCGCGGGCGCGGCGGTAGATTTTGCCTCACCCCTGGCGGCCCAGCGCGGCGGCATCGCCACCATTTATCAGGAAGTCAATCTGGTGCCGCTGCGGAGTGTGGCCGAGAATATTTTTCTGGGCCGTGAACCGAAGCGTTTTGGCCTGATTCAGTGGCCCGCCATGAACGCCGAGGCCGCCCGCCTGCTCACGGAGTTGGGCATTGAGCTGGATGTCAGAAGACCGCTGGGCAGTTTCAGCACTGCCATTCAGCAGATGGTGGCGCTGGCCCGCGCCGTTTCTATTCAGGCTCAACTGGTCATCATGGACGAGCCGACCAGCAGCCTCAACGAGCGCGAGGTCGAAACTTTGTTCGGGGTGATTCGCGGCCTCAAACAAAGGGGCGTCTCGGTGATCTTCGTCTCTCACCGCTTAGATGAACTCTACGCAGTATGCGACCGCATCACGGTGATGCGCGACGGGCGCACCGTCTTCGCCGGAAATATGAGCGACATCAGCCGCTTGCAACTCGTGGAGCAGATGCTGGGCCGCGAGATCAAGAATGTCGGAGCGCAGACCGGCTTCGTACGGAGTGAGACTAGCAAGGCGGCGCGTCCCCTGTTGTCGGCCAGCAGCGTCGTGCGCGGCACCCGGCTCTCGGGCGCGTCGGTGGAAGTTGGGGAGGGTGAGGTGGTGGGCCTGGCAGGTCTGCTCGGTTCGGGCCGCAGCGAACTGGCCCGCGTGATTTTCGGGGCCGATCAGGCAGACGGGGGAGAAGTACGCTTCGCGGGGCAGCCGATCCACTTCCGCAGCCCCAGCGAGGCGATTAAAGCGGGTCTGGGCTTTTGCAGCGAAGACCGCAAGGGCGAGGGCATCGTGCCGGAACTCAGCGTGCGCGAGAACCTGACTTTGGCTTTGCTGCCGCGCTTATCGAAAGCGGGCGTGGTCAACACCCAGCAGCAGGCCGAGGTCGTCGAGCGCTTCATTGCCCAGCTCGGCATCAAAACCAGCGACCCGGATCAGCCGATCCGCGAATTGTCAGGCGGCAACCAGCAAAAAGTGCTGCTGGCCCGCTGGCTGGCCATGAACCCCAAATTGCTGATTTTGGACGAACCGACACGCGGCATCGACGTGGGCGCGAAAGCCGAGATTCAGCGCCTCATCGGTGAGCTGGCCCAAGAGGGTCTAGGGGTGCTGATGATTTCCAGCGAACTTGAGGAACTGATCGAGGGCTGCCAGCACGTCACGGTGCTGCGCGACGGCAAAACGGTAGCGAACTTATCGGGCGGGAGCATCACCGAACCGCAACTGCTGCACGCCATGGCGCAGGGCCTGGAGCCGGAAGACGCGCCCAAACCGCCCACCCAGCCTCCAACTCAGTCGGTGGTCGCGTGA